A window from Zingiber officinale cultivar Zhangliang chromosome 7A, Zo_v1.1, whole genome shotgun sequence encodes these proteins:
- the LOC121999668 gene encoding protein rough sheath 2 homolog — protein MRERQRWQPEEDALLREYVKQYGAKEWALVSERMGRPLHRDPKSCHERWRNYLRPGLKKGSLSPDEQSLLISLQARYGNKWKAIAAHLPGRTPKRLGKWWEVFKEKQLKLNTNHTSSSSSFSSSSSPFAFPPSVSAAGAASPSAYEHILHTFAEKHALNMTCADHSPSPGSSSSAAAAPSVALSLSISPPPAPELAPHQLSLVARLCEEVEEGRRAWAQHRKDAAWRLSRLEQQMETEKARRKREKVEEVEERIRRLREEEKVWLERADAEWRERMGHLRTEAEAEEMEKAEAWARKQTKLLSLIQTIAGGEGRGSSRDHSILQFP, from the coding sequence ATGAGGGAGCGGCAGCGGTGGCAGCCGGAGGAGGACGCGCTCCTGCGGGAGTACGTGAAGCAGTACGGGGCGAAGGAGTGGGCGCTGGTGTCGGAGCGCATGGGGCGCCCGCTCCACCGCGACCCCAAGTCGTGCCACGAGCGCTGGAGGAACTACCTCCGTCCGGGCCTCAAGAAGGGCTCGCTCTCCCCCGACGAGCAGTCCCTTCTCATCTCCCTCCAGGCACGGTACGGCAACAAGTGGAAGGCCATCGCCGCCCACCTCCCCGGCCGCACCCCCAAGCGCCTCGGGAAGTGGTGGGAAGTCTTCAAGGAGAAGCAGCTCAAGCTCAATACCAACCacacttcctcctcctcttcgttctcctcttcttcctcccccttCGCCTTTCCGCCCTCTGTTTCCGCCGCTGGCGCCGCCTCCCCTAGCGCGTACGAACACATCCTCCACACCTTCGCCGAGAAGCACGCGCTCAATATGACCTGTGCCGACCACTCCCCGTCTCCAGGCAGCTCCTCGTCCGCGGCGGCGGCACCGTCGGTGGCGCTCTCGCTCTCAATCTCGCCGCCTCCGGCGCCGGAGCTCGCGCCGCACCAGCTGTCTCTCGTCGCGAGGCTGtgcgaggaggtggaggagggACGGCGCGCCTGGGCGCAGCACCGGAAGGATGCGGCGTGGCGGCTGAGCCGGCTGGAGCAGCAAATGGAGACGGAGAAGGCGCGGAGGAAGCGGGAGaaggtggaggaggtggaagagCGGATTCGGCGACTGAGGGAGGAAGAAAAGGTGTGGCTGGAGAGGGCGGATGCAGAGTGGAGGGAGAGAATGGGACACTTGAGGACGGAGGCGGAGGCCGAGGAGATGGAAAAGGCGGAGGCGTGGGCGCGCAAGCAGACCAAACTCCTTTCGTTGATCCAGACAATCGCCGGCGGCGAGGGGCGGGGGTCGTCTCGTGACCACTCCATTCTTCAATTTCCTTAG